One region of Natronolimnobius baerhuensis genomic DNA includes:
- a CDS encoding DUF7563 family protein, whose protein sequence is MVGVSTTFGVSLTLSTCQNCGNHVSDQFSRVYGDNQNRVHRCPDCDSYRRLTRGSAAGKALEIPDPETANGHQGGESDV, encoded by the coding sequence GTGGTCGGCGTGAGTACCACCTTCGGTGTGTCACTCACTCTGTCGACGTGTCAGAACTGCGGGAATCACGTCAGCGACCAATTCAGCCGTGTCTACGGTGACAATCAGAACCGGGTTCACCGCTGCCCTGACTGCGATTCCTACCGCCGACTGACTCGAGGATCTGCAGCTGGGAAAGCGCTCGAGATTCCAGACCCAGAGACGGCCAACGGCCACCAAGGGGGTGAGTCCGATGTCTGA
- a CDS encoding type IV pilin has product MNIGKYKNILVGSEEERAVSPVIGVILMVAITVILAAVIAAFVLDLGGSVGEEAQAGVSLEVDETEHNVVASVTSMGNADRIEIRSDVPGDEQGDVHEIDEVGSLIEFDYSEQDGVSNSDNDFVAGTDDPDDSEFVDSDAVFNGTVTAVAIIDDDDTETTVTSEDFDFYDDFVEMAP; this is encoded by the coding sequence ATGAACATTGGAAAATATAAGAACATCTTGGTAGGTAGTGAGGAGGAGCGTGCTGTTTCACCGGTGATTGGGGTAATCCTCATGGTCGCGATAACAGTCATTCTCGCGGCCGTGATCGCGGCGTTCGTGTTAGATCTTGGTGGTTCCGTAGGTGAAGAAGCACAAGCGGGTGTCTCGCTTGAAGTTGACGAGACTGAGCATAATGTAGTGGCGTCAGTTACTTCTATGGGCAACGCCGATAGGATTGAGATCAGGAGTGATGTCCCCGGCGATGAGCAGGGAGATGTTCATGAAATTGATGAAGTCGGGAGCTTAATTGAATTCGACTATTCAGAACAGGATGGTGTCAGTAACAGTGATAACGATTTCGTCGCTGGAACCGACGATCCTGATGACAGTGAATTTGTTGACAGTGATGCTGTCTTCAATGGAACAGTAACTGCTGTTGCCATCATTGATGATGATGATACTGAAACTACGGTGACTTCTGAGGACTTCGACTTCTACGACGACTTTGTCGAGATGGCGCCCTAA
- a CDS encoding type IV pilin, giving the protein MDIEKYGKKLIGNDEERAVSPVIGVILMVAITVILAAVIAAFVLDLGGSIGEEAQAGVSIEVDESDHKIQIQVTSMGNSDEIDVRGENVDYSGDHLIEAGETLTLEPDDGLENEADVSGTVTAVAIITDDGTETQVGSADFDFEGYSP; this is encoded by the coding sequence ATGGATATCGAAAAATACGGTAAGAAACTCATCGGCAACGATGAGGAACGGGCAGTATCGCCAGTTATCGGCGTGATCTTGATGGTCGCGATAACCGTCATTCTCGCGGCTGTGATTGCGGCGTTCGTGCTGGATCTTGGTGGATCTATAGGTGAAGAAGCACAGGCTGGTGTATCGATTGAGGTAGATGAGTCTGATCATAAGATTCAAATCCAGGTCACTTCAATGGGAAACTCCGATGAAATCGACGTACGAGGAGAAAACGTCGATTATAGTGGCGACCATCTAATAGAAGCGGGTGAAACTCTCACATTAGAACCTGATGATGGTCTTGAGAATGAAGCCGATGTTTCTGGTACTGTAACTGCTGTTGCCATTATCACAGATGACGGTACTGAAACGCAGGTTGGAAGTGCCGACTTCGATTTTGAAGGCTATTCGCCATGA
- the proS gene encoding proline--tRNA ligase: MSDESQELGITESKSHKPGDWYAEVVQKADIADYAPMGGFIVTKPRGYALWERIQDALDGWFKETGVDNVYFPMFIPESFLEREKDIVEGFDPEVAWVTQGGHDELEERLAVRPTSESIIAPFMADWTRSHRDLPLRLNQWCSVVRWEATETKPFFRTKEFMWQEGHTAHASDEGAWSEVWTRLGQYEKVYEEVLAIPVLRGKKPDHDKFPGADTTTTVEALMPDGKSVQGGTSHHLGQSFAEAFDITFVDEDEEEQTAYTTSWGLSWRALGALIMTHSDDQGLVLPPTIAPTQVVIVPIWQEDTKEDVLEYSQSIADDLEEAGFRVELDDRDERNPGFKFNEHELNGVPLRLEIGPYEVEDEEVTLVHRPDNDESVEDRDEIVDAVDDHLAEIFDKLYETAETNLEENIREAHSPEEILGTIGQHGGYVKTPWCGDEACEEVIKEKIAAEIVMQPLEDEGGESSGEVPEPDHDECGVCGDPADEIAYFAKSY, from the coding sequence ATGAGCGACGAGAGTCAGGAACTCGGGATCACCGAGTCGAAATCGCACAAACCCGGCGACTGGTACGCCGAAGTCGTCCAGAAGGCCGACATCGCCGATTACGCGCCAATGGGCGGCTTTATCGTCACGAAGCCGCGCGGCTATGCACTCTGGGAACGCATTCAGGACGCCCTCGACGGCTGGTTCAAGGAAACCGGCGTCGACAACGTCTACTTCCCGATGTTCATCCCCGAGTCCTTCCTCGAGCGCGAGAAGGACATCGTCGAAGGCTTCGATCCCGAAGTCGCCTGGGTGACCCAGGGCGGCCACGACGAACTCGAGGAGCGACTCGCCGTCCGGCCGACGAGTGAGTCGATCATCGCGCCGTTTATGGCCGACTGGACGCGCAGCCACCGCGACCTGCCGCTGCGGCTGAACCAGTGGTGTTCGGTGGTTCGGTGGGAGGCCACCGAGACCAAGCCCTTCTTCCGAACGAAGGAATTCATGTGGCAGGAAGGCCACACTGCCCACGCGAGCGACGAGGGCGCGTGGTCGGAGGTCTGGACCCGTCTCGGCCAGTACGAGAAGGTCTACGAGGAGGTGCTCGCGATCCCGGTCCTGCGCGGCAAGAAGCCAGACCACGACAAGTTCCCCGGCGCGGACACGACGACGACCGTCGAGGCGCTCATGCCTGACGGCAAGTCCGTCCAGGGCGGCACCAGCCACCACCTCGGCCAGAGCTTCGCCGAGGCGTTCGACATCACCTTCGTCGACGAGGACGAGGAGGAGCAGACGGCCTACACTACCTCGTGGGGCCTCTCCTGGCGCGCACTCGGCGCACTCATCATGACCCACTCGGACGATCAGGGACTCGTGCTCCCGCCAACCATCGCGCCCACGCAGGTCGTCATCGTCCCCATCTGGCAGGAAGATACGAAGGAGGACGTCCTCGAGTACTCCCAGTCCATCGCCGACGACCTCGAGGAGGCTGGCTTCCGCGTCGAACTCGACGACCGCGACGAGCGCAACCCCGGCTTCAAGTTCAACGAACACGAGTTGAACGGCGTCCCGTTGCGCCTCGAAATCGGTCCCTACGAGGTCGAAGACGAGGAAGTCACGCTCGTCCACCGGCCTGACAACGACGAATCCGTCGAGGACCGCGACGAAATCGTCGACGCCGTCGACGACCATCTCGCAGAAATCTTCGACAAACTGTACGAGACGGCCGAGACAAATCTCGAGGAGAACATTCGCGAAGCCCACAGCCCCGAGGAGATTCTCGGGACGATTGGCCAGCACGGCGGCTACGTGAAAACGCCGTGGTGCGGTGACGAGGCCTGCGAGGAAGTCATCAAAGAGAAGATTGCCGCCGAAATCGTCATGCAACCACTCGAGGACGAAGGCGGCGAATCATCGGGCGAGGTTCCTGAACCCGACCACGACGAGTGTGGTGTCTGTGGCGATCCAGCAGACGAAATCGCGTACTTCGCGAAAAGTTACTGA
- a CDS encoding rhomboid family intramembrane serine protease, translating into MSERAPSPVFELLLIFVVVFISQWIAEAVGLMGTLFVLSPPIADRPWTVVTSVYAHGNVGHLLSNSIALVIFGWPIARATTRIRFHVFFLVMGALAGISEIVVSALLAVVSSVVAALLPVVAIPTFPATGGVLGASGAVFALMGYLLAGNRFSSGIASVIQLPQWLAWVVFLGFAIAITLATAAPGVALIAHFTGFLLGLLAGRARVLNDGTQSAPSQPTP; encoded by the coding sequence ATGTCGGAGCGTGCTCCCAGCCCGGTCTTCGAATTACTGCTCATTTTTGTCGTTGTCTTTATCAGCCAGTGGATTGCCGAAGCTGTCGGGCTCATGGGAACGTTGTTCGTCCTCTCGCCACCGATTGCAGACCGTCCCTGGACGGTCGTGACGAGCGTCTACGCCCATGGCAATGTCGGCCACCTCCTCTCGAACAGTATCGCACTCGTCATCTTCGGCTGGCCCATCGCTCGAGCGACGACGCGTATTCGATTTCACGTGTTTTTCCTCGTCATGGGCGCACTCGCTGGCATCTCCGAAATCGTAGTGTCAGCACTGCTCGCGGTCGTTTCATCCGTCGTTGCAGCGCTGCTACCGGTCGTTGCCATCCCGACGTTTCCGGCAACTGGTGGCGTCCTCGGTGCGAGTGGTGCCGTGTTCGCACTCATGGGCTATCTGCTCGCTGGCAACCGCTTCTCCTCAGGCATCGCCTCCGTAATACAGCTCCCGCAGTGGCTCGCCTGGGTCGTCTTTCTCGGCTTTGCAATCGCAATCACCCTCGCAACTGCAGCACCCGGTGTCGCACTCATCGCACACTTCACTGGCTTCCTGCTCGGACTCCTCGCTGGCCGCGCTCGAGTACTCAACGATGGCACGCAATCTGCACCCAGCCAGCCAACACCCTGA
- a CDS encoding CBS domain-containing protein: MEDIFVARVMSASLETVTSDTLVEDAGQVMLEKDIGSVVVIAEDNELEGILTTTDFVDIVAQSHPKAETTVERYMTEDVVTVSAQDSIRDAADLMVEHGFKHLPVVDEDEGVIGMITTTDLASYVSRIQSPSPE, translated from the coding sequence ATGGAAGACATCTTCGTTGCACGAGTTATGTCCGCCTCGCTCGAGACCGTCACGTCCGACACCCTCGTCGAGGATGCCGGCCAGGTAATGCTCGAGAAAGACATCGGCTCCGTCGTCGTCATCGCCGAAGACAACGAACTCGAGGGAATCCTGACGACGACGGACTTCGTCGATATCGTCGCACAGAGTCATCCGAAAGCCGAGACGACAGTCGAACGCTACATGACCGAAGACGTTGTCACGGTTTCGGCACAGGATAGCATCCGTGATGCGGCCGATCTGATGGTCGAACACGGCTTCAAGCACCTGCCGGTCGTCGACGAGGACGAGGGAGTCATCGGCATGATTACGACGACCGATCTGGCGTCGTACGTCTCGCGCATTCAGTCGCCAAGCCCCGAGTAA
- a CDS encoding ATP-dependent DNA helicase — MGEPDETGGGRLEDAKIRDDLEPKGNQPAVIESNAACISVDAGAGTGKTTTMLLRIEHAIESGAVDPDDILVLTFANEAAGSIRDAVAERLDPETAAAIDVYTYHSFCHRLVREYAYYLGYSPEFDVVTERKRRRIVGRLLATNDYDFAAATAHDGSRTDLTSAVDDFIRRMSQEDVTPAHLEAGLPDVRTIELCTEFVLWLEQRAGDLSFDNEALRFFSQESHLESAQEALVGYGKLLEYCREKVAESPEAFREDAVVDDVAQYLRVLQQCVTNTIEALSLEDPTTKQLPRALFGNEIWRQQTNRLEQSPFGRLKHYVEFLRLARHYAAVYADYHDALEEQRALDFDELVRTATTLLEDEAIADEITGQWTQVYCDEFQDTDETQFSLITELTSGPDRPNLLAIGDKDQAIYGWRGTDREGLDRLETQYDDHEAIALELNFRSRQEILDLTNHCEYGPQSSKTLREVGRETGEYAADETLSDRVVKIESDEIPESTASQVGTTVSRLLNGAAENVPQRSLEDLAVIVRTNRHAQAIAEELRERQIPYEISGSPRGEISPGIQTLLSYLRVLVDRDADAHLRRVLLYRYRLGETDLQTLQRRDGSLYDAVFDVDPETLENPAQLEQAREHLASLERLRNVYPLSGFIRRFRELTRLEWFLTSDERAQLDRLDRFVEAYDPESVVSTLTAAFVDALEGALRGGGSERTRGTHSTDSVDVMTVHQAKGLEFDTVLVPYLSDEEWCVDGDYARRARERLLAATLADDIESPLCADLASETVAEEWRVLHVALTRAENHLFVFGSDYEYDGDETELGVSRADACLADDIEWSTAGQRMDLWASLCESFERVRATYPETVVDRTDDLAHAADVTPGSITYYADYDDRTVEPLETRDAINTVHELGRLLRSGTLLPAADAASYGDEPALENALPYGRRAGALSPDTVRFPVEALSSATELPVAMRHSYSAMDTYESCPRKHYLDHVVRALDDPQARSLSSVQDSVTHSSGDSRLVGTVFHDVAEEAFYRDYHTQSAWTDAATRHLTARDLLEHREAVHACIERYFEADAPGFEQPVADWDHLAAEVPFSLSAVDGVDGDVIGYIDSIRRLPSEAGATGEQATQWAGGLAVLDYKATADRIDPADAVQLSLYARACEQRFDEPVAAVGYVYVGETDGPRVVLFDPDELPTWTTVRETLTAVDDPSLETNPGPHCQHCPHRSLGCAPDEYGDVSGLESRALEED, encoded by the coding sequence ATGGGTGAACCGGATGAAACCGGAGGTGGGCGTCTCGAGGACGCCAAGATCCGCGACGACCTCGAGCCGAAAGGAAACCAGCCGGCGGTCATCGAGAGCAACGCGGCCTGTATCTCGGTCGACGCAGGGGCAGGGACCGGCAAAACGACGACGATGCTGTTGCGCATCGAGCACGCCATCGAGTCCGGCGCGGTCGACCCGGATGACATCCTCGTGTTGACGTTCGCGAACGAGGCCGCAGGGAGCATCCGCGACGCCGTCGCCGAGCGACTCGACCCCGAGACCGCGGCGGCTATCGATGTCTACACCTACCACTCGTTCTGCCATCGCCTCGTTCGTGAGTACGCCTACTACCTCGGCTACTCGCCGGAGTTCGACGTCGTCACCGAGCGCAAACGCCGCCGAATCGTCGGCCGACTCCTCGCGACGAACGACTACGACTTCGCGGCCGCAACGGCCCACGACGGCTCGAGGACGGATCTCACGAGCGCCGTCGACGACTTCATCCGGCGGATGAGCCAGGAGGACGTGACGCCGGCCCATCTCGAGGCGGGCCTGCCCGACGTTCGAACAATCGAACTCTGTACCGAGTTCGTCCTCTGGCTCGAGCAGCGGGCCGGCGACCTCTCCTTCGACAACGAAGCGCTCCGATTCTTCTCACAAGAGAGTCACCTCGAGTCGGCCCAGGAGGCACTCGTCGGCTACGGCAAACTCCTCGAGTACTGCCGCGAGAAGGTCGCGGAGTCGCCCGAAGCGTTCCGCGAGGACGCGGTCGTTGACGACGTCGCCCAGTATCTGCGGGTGCTCCAGCAGTGTGTGACGAACACCATCGAGGCGCTCTCGCTCGAGGACCCCACCACGAAACAGCTCCCGCGGGCGCTGTTTGGCAACGAAATCTGGCGACAGCAGACGAATCGCCTCGAGCAGAGCCCGTTCGGGCGGCTGAAACACTACGTCGAGTTCCTTCGGCTCGCTCGCCATTACGCGGCGGTGTATGCGGATTACCACGACGCCCTCGAGGAACAGCGGGCGCTCGATTTCGACGAACTGGTCCGGACGGCGACGACCCTCCTCGAGGACGAGGCGATTGCCGACGAGATCACCGGCCAGTGGACGCAGGTCTACTGCGACGAGTTTCAGGACACCGACGAGACGCAGTTCTCGTTGATCACCGAACTGACGAGCGGCCCGGACCGGCCGAACCTGCTCGCCATCGGTGACAAAGATCAGGCGATCTACGGCTGGCGCGGTACCGACCGCGAGGGACTGGACCGCCTCGAGACGCAGTACGACGATCACGAGGCGATTGCACTCGAACTCAACTTCCGGTCGCGCCAAGAGATTCTCGACTTGACGAATCACTGCGAGTACGGTCCCCAATCCTCGAAGACGCTGCGCGAGGTCGGGCGCGAGACTGGCGAGTACGCAGCCGACGAGACGCTCTCCGACCGCGTCGTCAAAATCGAGAGCGACGAGATTCCGGAATCGACGGCCAGCCAGGTCGGGACGACCGTCTCGAGGCTGCTCAACGGCGCTGCCGAGAACGTCCCACAGCGCAGCCTCGAGGATCTCGCGGTGATCGTCCGCACGAATCGCCACGCACAGGCCATCGCCGAGGAGTTGCGCGAGCGCCAGATCCCCTACGAAATTTCGGGGTCGCCCCGCGGTGAGATTTCGCCCGGGATCCAGACGCTGCTGTCGTATTTGCGCGTGCTCGTCGACCGCGACGCCGACGCCCACCTTCGACGGGTGTTGCTCTATCGCTACCGACTGGGCGAGACCGACCTCCAGACGCTCCAGCGCCGGGACGGATCGCTCTACGATGCGGTCTTCGATGTCGACCCGGAGACCCTCGAGAACCCAGCCCAACTCGAGCAGGCGCGCGAACACCTCGCATCCCTCGAGCGTCTGCGCAACGTCTACCCGCTGTCGGGGTTCATCCGCCGATTCCGCGAACTGACTCGCCTCGAGTGGTTCCTCACGAGTGACGAGCGCGCCCAACTCGACCGGCTCGACCGATTCGTCGAGGCCTACGACCCCGAATCCGTCGTCAGTACGCTCACGGCGGCGTTCGTCGACGCCCTCGAGGGAGCGCTCCGTGGCGGCGGCAGCGAGCGGACCCGCGGCACCCACTCGACCGACTCGGTGGACGTGATGACCGTCCACCAGGCGAAGGGCCTCGAGTTCGATACCGTGCTCGTTCCCTATCTCTCGGACGAGGAGTGGTGTGTCGACGGCGACTACGCCAGACGGGCTCGAGAACGGCTGCTCGCCGCGACGCTCGCGGACGACATCGAGTCGCCGCTGTGTGCCGACCTCGCGAGCGAGACGGTCGCGGAGGAGTGGCGCGTGCTCCACGTCGCGCTGACGCGGGCGGAGAATCACCTGTTCGTCTTCGGCTCGGACTACGAGTACGACGGCGACGAGACGGAACTGGGCGTCTCGAGGGCGGACGCCTGTCTCGCGGACGACATCGAGTGGTCGACCGCCGGCCAACGCATGGACCTGTGGGCGTCGCTGTGCGAGAGCTTCGAGCGAGTTCGAGCGACCTATCCCGAGACCGTCGTCGACCGGACGGACGACCTCGCACACGCCGCCGACGTGACGCCGGGTTCGATCACCTACTACGCCGACTACGACGACCGAACAGTCGAGCCGCTTGAGACCCGTGACGCAATCAATACCGTCCACGAACTCGGGCGACTCCTGCGCTCTGGAACCCTACTCCCGGCGGCCGATGCGGCCAGCTACGGCGACGAACCCGCTCTCGAGAATGCGCTGCCCTATGGCCGCCGAGCCGGCGCGTTGTCGCCTGACACCGTCCGATTCCCGGTCGAGGCGCTCTCGAGTGCGACCGAACTCCCCGTCGCGATGCGCCACAGCTACAGCGCGATGGACACCTACGAGAGCTGCCCGCGAAAGCACTATCTCGACCACGTCGTGCGGGCGCTCGACGACCCGCAGGCGCGTTCGCTGTCCAGTGTCCAGGACTCAGTGACCCACTCGAGCGGCGACTCCAGACTCGTTGGCACCGTCTTCCACGATGTCGCCGAGGAGGCGTTCTATCGCGACTATCACACGCAGTCGGCGTGGACCGACGCCGCAACTCGCCACCTCACCGCACGGGACCTGCTCGAGCATCGCGAGGCCGTCCACGCGTGTATCGAGCGCTACTTCGAGGCGGACGCACCCGGCTTCGAACAGCCGGTCGCGGACTGGGACCACCTCGCGGCGGAGGTGCCGTTCTCGCTGTCGGCGGTCGACGGCGTCGACGGCGACGTCATCGGCTACATCGACTCAATTCGCCGGCTGCCATCCGAGGCGGGCGCGACTGGCGAGCAGGCCACGCAGTGGGCGGGCGGGCTCGCCGTGCTCGATTACAAGGCGACGGCCGACCGAATCGACCCCGCAGACGCGGTCCAGCTCTCGCTGTACGCTCGAGCCTGCGAGCAGCGCTTCGACGAGCCGGTTGCCGCAGTTGGCTACGTCTACGTCGGCGAGACGGACGGGCCGCGCGTGGTGCTGTTCGACCCCGACGAACTGCCCACGTGGACGACCGTCCGCGAGACGCTCACCGCCGTCGACGATCCGAGCCTCGAGACAAATCCTGGCCCACACTGCCAGCACTGCCCGCATCGCTCGCTCGGCTGTGCACCCGACGAGTACGGCGATGTCTCCGGCCTCGAGTCACGAGCGTTGGAGGAGGACTGA
- the rpsJ gene encoding 30S ribosomal protein S10, with amino-acid sequence MQQARVRLAGTSPDDLDDICDDVREIANNTGVNLSGPIPLPTKTLEVPTRKSPDGEGTATWEHWEMRVHKRLIDLDADERALRQLMRIQVPNDVSIEIVLED; translated from the coding sequence ATGCAGCAGGCACGCGTTCGACTCGCTGGTACGAGTCCAGACGACCTTGACGACATCTGTGACGACGTCCGCGAGATTGCGAACAACACCGGCGTCAACCTCAGCGGTCCGATTCCGCTCCCGACCAAGACCCTCGAGGTGCCGACCCGGAAGTCGCCTGACGGCGAAGGCACCGCGACGTGGGAGCACTGGGAGATGCGCGTCCACAAGCGCCTGATCGATCTGGACGCCGACGAACGCGCACTCCGCCAGCTCATGCGCATTCAGGTGCCAAACGACGTCTCAATCGAGATCGTTCTCGAGGACTAA
- a CDS encoding PD-(D/E)XK nuclease family protein: MTENADSDEDGTTPATLSADGLRTYLHCPRRYEFAHVHGFDDSDDDGPDERVALLRRALCTTLEQTAQQTGEIDRETLADRALEALATRWERHDERFHSRAQRRHERQVLEATVEAYVEAVGPTHAAGLRQLLAATDKEADPLADLVGPDLTLSSSVSFGEQLQETATLEATVDYVYGDGSSVVGVRFVPSVRPLGFLRYRDDWERVAESFVDHFDPEMETFDPDPIGALFETSVVLAGLRSLCDRLGLEDRTCRYVQIPLADREHTSVNWVRETVETSLEPVDLTDAYVDHHTFGMTLEHRNTTVDSRLESLASRLVSGAFDPSDRWDRIASESCPDCAYTACCQEYIAEEVRFDG, from the coding sequence ATGACTGAGAACGCAGATTCGGACGAAGACGGAACCACGCCGGCAACGCTGTCGGCCGACGGCCTTCGCACGTATCTCCACTGTCCCCGCCGGTACGAGTTCGCCCACGTCCACGGCTTCGACGACAGCGACGACGACGGCCCCGACGAGCGCGTCGCCCTCCTCCGGCGCGCACTCTGTACGACGCTCGAGCAGACTGCCCAACAAACGGGCGAGATCGACCGGGAGACGCTCGCCGACCGCGCGCTCGAGGCACTCGCCACGCGCTGGGAGCGCCACGACGAGCGATTTCACTCGCGCGCACAGCGTCGCCACGAACGGCAGGTGCTCGAGGCCACGGTCGAGGCCTACGTCGAGGCGGTCGGCCCCACCCACGCCGCCGGCCTGCGTCAGCTGCTCGCCGCGACTGACAAGGAGGCCGACCCGCTCGCGGATCTCGTCGGCCCGGATCTCACGCTCTCGAGTTCGGTCTCTTTCGGCGAGCAATTACAGGAGACGGCCACGCTCGAGGCGACTGTCGATTACGTTTACGGCGACGGCTCGTCGGTCGTCGGCGTCCGGTTCGTGCCCTCGGTTCGGCCGCTTGGCTTCCTGCGGTATCGCGACGACTGGGAGCGCGTCGCCGAATCGTTCGTCGATCACTTCGATCCCGAGATGGAGACGTTCGACCCCGATCCAATCGGCGCGCTGTTCGAAACCAGCGTCGTCCTCGCCGGCCTCCGCTCGCTGTGTGACCGACTCGGCCTCGAGGATCGAACCTGTCGCTACGTCCAGATTCCACTCGCCGACCGCGAACACACGTCGGTCAACTGGGTGCGAGAAACGGTCGAGACGAGCCTCGAGCCGGTCGACCTCACCGACGCCTACGTCGATCATCACACCTTCGGCATGACACTCGAACACCGAAACACAACCGTCGATAGCCGCCTCGAATCGCTCGCGTCCCGGCTCGTCTCGGGCGCGTTCGACCCGTCCGACCGCTGGGATCGCATCGCGAGTGAGTCCTGTCCGGACTGTGCCTACACCGCCTGCTGTCAGGAGTACATCGCCGAGGAGGTACGATTCGATGGGTGA
- a CDS encoding Cdc6/Cdc18 family protein — protein MITDARALETTYLPQDLEHRDGQISQIAAVLDPITNGHSSDHTLIFGPSGSGKTTLAKYVVRKLRQESFGVRRAYWNCMSGSAKTDVLHGLAQDSGIGNHLSRDGTGAGRFIDEFRNTDDHIVAILDEVDVLEDETLLLGLGDLPNVTIIAITIDEDDFFANHQLNGRVKSRFSSAETLRLLKYTHDELIDILLARISAGLRPGVIALDVVEYIADLEFV, from the coding sequence ATGATCACGGACGCTCGAGCCCTCGAGACGACCTATTTACCCCAGGATCTCGAGCACCGAGACGGGCAAATCAGCCAAATCGCTGCAGTGTTGGACCCGATTACGAACGGACATAGCAGCGACCACACGCTGATTTTCGGACCCTCGGGCTCAGGAAAGACCACGCTCGCGAAGTACGTCGTGCGGAAGCTACGACAGGAATCGTTCGGTGTGCGGCGTGCGTACTGGAACTGCATGTCGGGCTCGGCGAAGACTGACGTCTTGCACGGCCTCGCCCAAGACTCGGGGATCGGGAACCACCTCTCGAGAGACGGCACCGGCGCAGGGCGGTTTATCGACGAGTTTCGGAATACCGACGACCACATCGTCGCGATTCTCGACGAGGTCGACGTCCTCGAGGACGAAACCCTGCTGCTCGGGCTGGGTGACCTGCCGAACGTGACGATCATTGCGATTACGATTGACGAAGACGACTTTTTCGCGAATCACCAGCTAAACGGCCGCGTGAAATCTCGCTTCTCGAGTGCGGAGACGCTTCGCTTGTTGAAGTACACGCACGACGAACTCATCGACATCCTCCTGGCACGAATCAGCGCCGGACTCCGACCCGGCGTGATCGCCCTGGACGTCGTCGAATACATCGCCGATCTCGAGTTCGTGTAG